A window from Peromyscus eremicus chromosome 1, PerEre_H2_v1, whole genome shotgun sequence encodes these proteins:
- the Ccdc86 gene encoding coiled-coil domain-containing protein 86: MDTPLRRSRRLEGLRPLSLETLPDPADSRVRRVLVEFESNPEETSEPKSPGVQPLDLASPQPEPETTPGSPCLKQDAGFGSPKRQPEPDPGSLHPLQDLGLVSPAGQTESSPESPQREESSKCSATPGELDSEVVPVSPEPCPGQQAPGPEPSQPVQELTAQAPSSPERPQESSSPPPAGQTVTGGLNIKKRVIASPQAPASKKLKEKEELPVIPKGKPKSGRVWKDRSKKRFSQMVQDKPLRTSWQRKMKERQERKLAKDFARHLEEEKQRRRQEKKERRAENLRRRLENERKAEIVQVIRNPAKLKKAKKKQLRSIEKRDTLALLQKQPPQRPVAKA, from the exons ATGGATACGCCGCTGAGGCGCAGCCGGCGACTTGAAGGCCTAAGACCTCTGTCCCTAGAGACCCTTCCTGACCCCGCAGATTCTCGGGTAAGACGGGTCCTTGTAGAGTTCGAGTCGAACCCGGAAGAAACAAGCGAGCCCAAGTCTCCGGGAGTGCAGCCTCTGGACCttgcatctccccagcctgagccGGAGACAACCCCGGGATCACCCTGTCTGAAACAAGATGCCGGCTTTGGGTCCCCCAAAAGGCAGCCAGAGCCTGACCCCGGGTCCCTTCATCCTCTGCAAGATCTGGGCCTGGTGTCACCTGCAGGACAGACAGAATCGAGTCCGGAATCCCCCCAGCGAGAGGAGTCGTCTAAATGCTCTGCCACACCGGGAGAACTGGACTCAGAGGTGGTCCCAGTATCCCCAGAGCCCTGCCCGGGCCAGCAAGCACCGGGTCCCGAGCCCTCTCAGCCAGTGCAGGAGCTGACAGCCCAGGCACCCAGTTCCCCAGAGCGCCCGCAGGAATCAAGCAGTCCACCTCCGGCTGGCCAGACGGTGACAGGGGGCCTCAACATAAAGAAGCGAGTTATAGCTTCTCCCCAGGCCCCGGCGTCCAAGAAattgaaggagaaggaggagcttCCTGTAATCCCGAAGGGGAAGCCCAAATCCGGGCGTGTGTGGAAAGACCGCTCCAAGAAGAG GTTCTCCCAGATGGTTCAGGACAAGCCCCTGCGTACCTCCTGGCAGCGGAAAATGAAGGAGCGACAGGAGAGGAAGCTGGCCAAGGACTTCGCCAGGCACCTagaggaggagaaacagaggCGCCGGCAG GAGAAGAAAGAGCGCCGGGCTGAGAACCTGAGACGCCGCCTAGAGAATGAACGAAAGGCTGAGATTGTCCAAGTG ATCCGAAACCCCGCCAAGCTCAAGAAGGCGAAGAAGAAGCAGCTGCGCTCCATTGAGAAGAGAGACACCCTGGCCTTGCTCCAGAAGCAGCCACCCCAGAGGCCTGTAGCCAAGGCCTGA
- the Ptgdr2 gene encoding prostaglandin D2 receptor 2 — protein sequence MANVTLKPLCPLLEEMIQLPSHSNSSIRYIDHVSVLLHGLAALLGLVENGLILFVVGCRMRQTVVTTWVLHLALSDLLAAASLPFFTYFLAVGHSWELGTTFCKFHSSVFFLNMFASSFLLSAISLDRCLQVVRPVWAQNHRTVAVAHRVCLMLWALAVLNTVPYFVFRDTIPRLDGRIMCYYNMLLLNPGPDRDATCDYRQKALAVSKFLLAFVVPLAIIALSHVAVSLQLRHRGRQRTGRFVRLVAAIVVAFVLCWGPYHVFSLLEARAHAVTTLRQLASRGLPFVTSLAFFNSVVNPLLYVLTCPDMMHKLRRSLRAVFESVLVEDSDLSGGSGSRRRRASSTATTSTLLLADHLPRLHPARLISWMRGGGAESQQRVPVQAPKRGSLNHALSSTSD from the coding sequence ATGGCCAACGTCACTCTGAAGCCCCTCTGTCCACTCTTAGAGGAGATGATCCAGCTTCCAAGCCACAGCAACTCTAGCATCCGCTATATTGACCACGTGTCGGTGCTGCTGCACGGGCTGGCTGCGCTGCTGGGTCTGGTGGAGAATGGACTCATCCTGTTTGTAGTGGGCTGTCGCATGCGCCAGACGGTGGTCACCACCTGGGTGCTGCACCTGGCTCTGTCTGATTTGCTAGCCGCCGCCTCCCTGCCCTTCTTCACCTACTTCCTGGCGGTGGGCCACTCGTGGGAGCTGGGTACCACCTTCTGCAAGTTTCACTCCTCGGTCTTCTTTCTTAACATGTTTGCCAGCAGCTTCCTGCTCAGCGCCATCAGCCTGGACCGCTGTCTGCAGGTGGTGCGGCCAGTGTGGGCACAAAACCACCGCACGGTGGCAGTCGCGCACAGAGTCTGCCTGATGCTCTGGGCTCTGGCGGTGCTCAACACAGTACCCTACTTTGTGTTCAGGGACACCATCCCGAGGCTGGATGGCCGCATCATGTGCTATTACAACATGCTGCTCTTGAACCCAGGGCCCGACCGCGACGCCACGTGCGACTACCGCCAGAAGGCCCTGGCGGTGAGCAAGTTCTTGCTGGCCTTCGTGGTGCCTCTGGCCATTATCGCCTTGAGCCACGTGGCCGTGAGCCTGCAACTGCGCCACCGTGGCCGCCAGAGGACAGGTCGCTTCGTGCGCCTGGTGGCGGCCATCGTGGTGGCCTTCGTGCTGTGCTGGGGGCCCTACCATGTCTTCAGCTTGCTGGAGGCGCGAGCCCATGCTGTCACCACGCTACGGCAGCTCGCGTCACGCGGGCTGCCCTTCGTCACCAGCCTGGCTTTCTTCAATAGCGTGGTCAATCCACTGCTTTACGTGCTCACCTGTCCGGACATGATGCACAAACTGCGGCGCTCGCTGCGTGCGGTGTTTGAAAGCGTGCTGGTGGAGGACAGCGACTTGAGTGGTGGGTCTggcagccgccgccgccgtgcCTCCTCCACTGCCACAACCTCCACCCTCCTGCTGGCTGACCACCTTCCCCGGCTGCATCCTGCACGTTTGATCAGCTGGATGCGGGGTGGTGGTGCAGAGTCCCAGCAGAGGGTCCCAGTGCAGGCCCCAAAGCGAGGCTCACTGAACCACGCGCTGAGCTCCACCTCCGATTAG